TTCACTAACTATTCAATAAATTTGAGGTTCTGATAAAAAAATATGCTGTTTCAAAAACGATGGACATATCTGGAAGTTGACGATATACTCGTCAGTGAATTGCAAAAGCAATTAAAAATTCATCCGGTAATCTGTAAATTATTGGTATTGAGAGGTATAACTGACTTTGTAGCAGCTAAAGATTTCTTCAGACCCAGTTTGTCAAAATTGCATAATCCCTTCCTGATGAAGGATATGGATCTGGCTATCGGGCGCATTGAAAAAGCTATCCAGGGCAATGAATCGATTTTAATTTACGGGGATTATGATGTGGATGGAACCACTGCCGTTTCATTGGTCTATTCATTCTTCAAAGAAATTTACGAAAAGGTAGGCTACTATATACCGGACAGATATTCAGAAGGTTATGGGATATCCTTTCAAGGGATTGATTTTGCCGCTGAAAACAAGTACAGCCTGATTATCGCATTAGACTGCGGAATCAAGGCGTTGGATAAAGTGGAATATGCCAAAGCAAAAAATATAGACTTCATTATCTGCGACCACCATTTACCCGGCGATACACTTCCGGACGCGGTTGCTGTATTAGACCCGAAAAGAAAAGATTGCAGCTATCCTTTTGATGAGCTGAGCGGTTGCGGGATTGGCTTTAAGCTTATTCAGGCTTATGCCGAAAAAAACAATATCCTTTCTGAAAAAATATACGACCAGCTCGATCTGGTAGCCATCAGCATTGCATCTGATTTAGTGCCGATTACAGGTGAAAACAGAATTCTGGCTAAATTCGGTACAGACAGGATCAACACCAATCCTCGGGCAGGTATCAAAGCGCTGATGAGTGAATTGAAATTAAGCAGAGATTTAGACATCACCGATTTGGTATTTATCATTGGTCCAAGAATTAATGCTGCCGGCAGGATAGCACATGGCTCTGAAGCCGTTACCCTGTTAATTGAAGACGATTATGAAAAAGCCATTGAGAAAACTAAGAAAGTACAGCAAAACAATACCGACCGCAAGACATTGGATAAAGATATTACGGAAGAAGCCTTCGCCTTGATTGATAATGACGAAGTCATGATAGCCCGCAAATCCACCGTATTGTATCAGGAACACTGGCACAAAGGGGTGATAGGCATTGTTGCATCCAGGCTGATTGAAAAATACCACCGTCCTACAATTGTATTAGCTGCTTCCAACGGGAAAGCGGTTGGCTCCGGCCGTTCCGTTCCGGGGTTTGATTTACATGAAGCTATTGAAGCGTGCAGTGAACATTTGGTGC
The genomic region above belongs to Sphingobacteriales bacterium and contains:
- the recJ gene encoding single-stranded-DNA-specific exonuclease RecJ, with the protein product MLFQKRWTYLEVDDILVSELQKQLKIHPVICKLLVLRGITDFVAAKDFFRPSLSKLHNPFLMKDMDLAIGRIEKAIQGNESILIYGDYDVDGTTAVSLVYSFFKEIYEKVGYYIPDRYSEGYGISFQGIDFAAENKYSLIIALDCGIKALDKVEYAKAKNIDFIICDHHLPGDTLPDAVAVLDPKRKDCSYPFDELSGCGIGFKLIQAYAEKNNILSEKIYDQLDLVAISIASDLVPITGENRILAKFGTDRINTNPRAGIKALMSELKLSRDLDITDLVFIIGPRINAAGRIAHGSEAVTLLIEDDYEKAIEKTKKVQQNNTDRKTLDKDITEEAFALIDNDEVMIARKSTVLYQEHWHKGVIGIVASRLIEKYHRPTIVLAASNGKAVGSGRSVPGFDLHEAIEACSEHLVQFGGHKYAAGLTIELDKINDFSVQFDKVVSERILDEQLIPQIEVDAEIELSDINEKFFNIVEQMGPFGPGNMRPNFVTKDVYDTGYSKVLNGNHLKLNILKDGQDPRNGIGFGMGNHMKIMQSKETFDICYQMYANIWNGQTKIEFKLKDLR